In one window of Ruminococcus hominis DNA:
- a CDS encoding relaxase/mobilization nuclease domain-containing protein, whose translation MATFKHISSKNADYGAAEAYLTFEHDEFTMKPTLDENGRLIPREDYRISSLNCGGEDFAVACMRANLRYEKNQKREDVKSHHYIISFDPRDGTDNGLTVDRAQELGEQFCKEHFPGHQALICTHPDGHNHSGNIHVHIVINSLRIYEVPLLPYMDRPADTREGCKHRCTNAAMEYFKSEVMEMCHREGLYQIDLLNGNKERITEREYWAAKKGQLALDKENAVREAAGQPTKPTKFETDKAKLRRTIRQALSQAGSFDEFSSLLLREGVTVKESRGRLSYLTPDRTKPITARKLGDDFDKAAVLALLTQNAHRAAEQTKAIPEYPHTQKGRLQEEKAAKTTPADNTLQRMVDREAKRAEGKGVGYDRWAAKHNLKQMAATVTAYQQYGFSSPEELDEACSAAYAAMQESLTELKQVEKTLNGKKELQRQVLAYSKTRPVRDGLKQQKNAKAKAAYRQKHESDFIIADAAARYFRENGISKLPSYKALQAEIESLIKEKNSGYNDYRAKREEYRRLQTVKGNIDQILRRERKPVKRQEQER comes from the coding sequence TTGGCAACATTCAAACATATCAGCTCTAAAAATGCCGACTATGGCGCAGCGGAAGCCTACCTCACATTTGAGCATGACGAGTTTACCATGAAGCCCACCCTTGATGAAAACGGGCGGCTGATACCGAGGGAGGATTACCGCATTTCTTCCCTTAACTGCGGGGGCGAGGATTTCGCCGTTGCCTGTATGCGAGCCAATCTCCGCTATGAGAAAAACCAAAAACGGGAAGATGTGAAAAGCCACCACTATATCATCAGCTTTGACCCACGGGACGGGACAGACAACGGCTTGACCGTAGACCGGGCGCAGGAGTTGGGCGAGCAGTTCTGCAAAGAGCATTTCCCCGGACACCAAGCCCTAATCTGCACCCACCCGGACGGACATAACCACAGCGGCAATATCCATGTGCATATCGTCATCAACTCCCTGCGGATTTACGAAGTCCCGCTTCTGCCCTACATGGACAGACCAGCCGATACACGGGAGGGCTGCAAGCACCGCTGCACCAATGCCGCTATGGAATATTTCAAGAGTGAAGTCATGGAGATGTGCCACCGGGAGGGGCTTTACCAAATCGACCTCCTAAACGGCAACAAGGAACGGATAACCGAACGGGAATACTGGGCGGCAAAGAAAGGGCAGCTTGCCCTTGATAAAGAGAACGCTGTCAGAGAAGCCGCAGGACAGCCGACCAAGCCCACCAAGTTTGAAACGGACAAGGCGAAGCTGCGCCGGACGATACGGCAGGCACTTTCCCAAGCTGGCAGCTTTGACGAGTTTTCTTCCCTTTTGCTGCGGGAGGGCGTAACCGTCAAGGAGAGCCGGGGGCGACTTTCCTACCTCACGCCGGACAGGACAAAGCCTATCACAGCCCGGAAGCTGGGGGACGATTTTGACAAGGCTGCTGTCCTTGCCCTGCTCACACAGAACGCCCACAGAGCCGCCGAACAGACCAAAGCCATACCCGAATACCCCCACACCCAAAAGGGACGCTTGCAGGAGGAAAAAGCCGCAAAAACCACCCCGGCAGACAACACCTTGCAGCGCATGGTTGACCGGGAAGCCAAGCGAGCCGAGGGCAAGGGCGTGGGCTATGACCGCTGGGCGGCAAAGCACAATCTAAAGCAGATGGCGGCTACTGTTACCGCCTACCAGCAGTACGGCTTTTCTTCCCCGGAGGAACTGGACGAAGCCTGTTCTGCCGCCTATGCCGCCATGCAGGAAAGCCTTACAGAACTGAAGCAGGTGGAAAAGACGCTGAACGGGAAAAAGGAGCTGCAACGGCAGGTGCTTGCCTATTCCAAGACCCGCCCTGTCCGGGACGGGCTGAAACAGCAGAAAAACGCCAAAGCAAAAGCAGCCTACCGACAGAAGCACGAAAGCGACTTTATCATAGCAGACGCAGCCGCCCGTTATTTCAGGGAGAACGGCATTTCCAAGCTGCCGAGCTATAAAGCCCTGCAAGCAGAGATTGAAAGCCTTATCAAAGAGAAAAACAGCGGCTACAACGATTACCGGGCAAAACGGGAGGAATACCGCCGCTTACAGACTGTCAAGGGCAATATCGACCAGATTTTACGCCGGGAACGCAAGCCTGTGAAAAGGCAGGAACAGGAGCGATAA
- a CDS encoding FtsX-like permease family protein, which produces MYAKLVFRNAKRSVKDYLVYIVTMTICVTLFYAFLSISSSYYSPDIGSEYDFTLLSDGMKIAICMITLLLLFLIRFVNHYMLRRKQKEFAVQSIMGMEQKTIGRIFFAETLIMGMFSILIGIFCGVFCSQFITAMLLTAYGKPYEISWTLFPDTVLLTVVFFVASFFVVGIFNTRTIQKTKIIDMLSAEKENEPELKKSRFISVVVVLFEVFTVWGLITGIQKVWFYYDTRFAFPVQLMFWGNILFPLLTLLWSIFCIIRKKKRECFIAGLLMCSVLNAFTAASVAALTNKYYLSLGGGTLNQYLLFVVIDLLFFICAFIYLTSGLIVAWKVKSPEHRYKGENLFFFGQIISKLNTTSKTMTLICITLVLAIFMFIAAPILTGWASGYLDMRSMYDVQVYSRYNDVYEEENLPQDSYEIITEFLTEHKIDTVYDCAFNLYLPEKDDFHNRQKYDFPIVAISLSDYNTIREMLGYEQISLEEDEFTTQWKAIATEEERDSFLKEHTSIMTDAGELTLSGQSYYEDPIGETAYNSYTNVLYVLPDNICEKLLPVIKNRYITTTENISYENARKLEKLFTEKYPEQAETGAIYGVRFSTLQINSSIANNFILQTAMIYGAVVLMVICLTVLSLQQLLDAGQYKYRFSVLRKLGVEEKHIGKLILQQLSVWFGLPIITAIIVAAVVIAYFIQTISAEISAYIGFSTLMLQIGATMGILAILLICYFISTWIIFRRSVNP; this is translated from the coding sequence ATGTATGCTAAACTTGTTTTCAGAAATGCAAAACGGTCTGTAAAAGACTATCTGGTCTACATTGTCACAATGACAATCTGTGTTACCTTGTTTTATGCGTTCTTGTCTATTTCCAGTAGTTATTATAGCCCGGATATAGGCAGCGAGTATGATTTTACGCTGTTAAGTGACGGAATGAAAATTGCAATCTGCATGATAACATTGCTGTTGTTATTTTTGATACGGTTCGTCAATCATTATATGTTAAGACGGAAGCAAAAAGAGTTTGCTGTCCAGTCCATTATGGGAATGGAACAAAAAACCATTGGCAGGATTTTCTTTGCAGAAACACTGATTATGGGTATGTTTTCCATTTTGATTGGTATTTTTTGCGGTGTATTTTGCTCTCAATTCATTACCGCAATGCTCCTTACTGCTTATGGAAAGCCTTATGAAATCTCATGGACATTATTCCCGGATACCGTTTTGTTGACAGTGGTATTTTTTGTGGCAAGTTTTTTTGTGGTAGGAATTTTCAATACCCGTACCATTCAGAAAACAAAAATTATTGATATGCTTTCCGCAGAGAAAGAGAACGAACCAGAGCTAAAAAAGAGCCGCTTCATTTCTGTTGTAGTAGTCCTCTTTGAAGTATTTACCGTATGGGGATTGATTACAGGAATACAAAAGGTCTGGTTTTATTATGACACCCGCTTTGCGTTTCCGGTGCAGCTTATGTTTTGGGGAAATATTCTTTTTCCGCTGCTTACTTTGCTGTGGTCGATATTTTGCATAATTAGAAAGAAAAAAAGAGAATGTTTCATTGCTGGTTTGCTGATGTGTTCTGTATTGAATGCTTTTACAGCAGCCAGCGTTGCAGCATTAACAAATAAATATTATCTGTCTTTAGGTGGTGGAACGCTCAATCAATATCTGCTTTTTGTTGTGATTGACTTACTTTTCTTCATTTGTGCCTTCATTTATCTTACCAGTGGTTTGATTGTAGCATGGAAAGTAAAATCGCCGGAACATAGATACAAAGGAGAAAACCTGTTCTTTTTCGGGCAAATTATATCAAAACTAAATACAACCAGCAAAACAATGACGCTGATTTGTATAACCCTTGTCCTTGCAATCTTCATGTTTATTGCCGCCCCTATTTTGACGGGCTGGGCTTCAGGTTATTTGGATATGCGCTCTATGTATGATGTGCAGGTATATTCAAGATATAATGACGTATATGAAGAAGAAAATCTGCCGCAAGACAGTTATGAAATTATTACTGAGTTTCTGACAGAACACAAAATAGATACAGTTTATGATTGCGCGTTCAATCTATATCTGCCAGAGAAAGATGATTTTCACAACAGACAGAAATATGATTTTCCGATTGTAGCAATTTCTTTGAGTGATTATAACACTATACGGGAAATGCTGGGTTACGAACAGATTTCTCTGGAGGAAGATGAATTTACAACACAATGGAAAGCAATCGCCACCGAGGAAGAACGGGATAGCTTTTTGAAAGAACACACCAGCATTATGACAGACGCAGGAGAATTGACTCTTTCCGGGCAGTCCTATTATGAGGATCCGATTGGAGAAACAGCGTACAATTCCTATACAAATGTATTGTATGTACTTCCAGACAATATTTGTGAAAAGCTGTTGCCAGTAATAAAAAACCGATATATTACAACAACGGAAAATATCTCCTATGAAAATGCAAGGAAACTGGAAAAACTTTTTACAGAGAAATATCCCGAGCAGGCAGAAACCGGGGCTATTTATGGCGTGCGTTTTAGCACACTGCAAATCAATAGTTCCATAGCAAATAACTTTATTTTACAGACTGCAATGATTTATGGTGCTGTCGTACTGATGGTTATATGTCTTACGGTACTTTCCCTGCAACAGCTTTTAGACGCAGGACAATATAAGTATCGTTTCTCTGTACTCCGAAAATTGGGGGTGGAAGAAAAGCATATCGGAAAACTTATCTTGCAACAATTAAGTGTTTGGTTTGGGCTTCCAATTATCACAGCAATCATTGTAGCTGCTGTTGTAATAGCTTACTTTATCCAAACCATATCAGCAGAAATTTCAGCCTATATTGGGTTTAGTACATTGATGTTACAAATAGGGGCAACAATGGGGATTTTGGCAATTTTATTGATTTGTTACTTCATAAGTACATGGATTATTTTTAGGCGTTCTGTTAATCCATAG
- a CDS encoding ABC transporter ATP-binding protein, with protein MNTILKLEHIQKYYGNEGNITKAIKDISFSVEAGEFFGIMGASGSGKTTLLNCISTIDTVSAGHIFLEGTDITEINPKSIARFRRENLGFVFQDFNLLDTLTISENIALALAINKVPAGSVEPCILDIAGKLNISDILNKYPYQVSGGQKQRCACARAIINNPKLLLADEPTGALDSHSSQMLLSTIQSINEQLRATILMVTHDAFTASYASRILFLKDGEIFMELRKGNDSRSDFFDKILNVLTMIGGGQSHVC; from the coding sequence ATGAATACAATTTTGAAGCTGGAGCATATCCAGAAATATTATGGCAATGAGGGGAATATTACCAAAGCCATTAAAGATATTAGTTTTTCTGTGGAAGCCGGAGAATTTTTCGGAATTATGGGTGCGTCCGGTTCTGGAAAGACAACGCTGCTAAACTGTATTTCTACGATTGATACCGTAAGTGCAGGGCATATTTTTTTAGAGGGAACAGATATAACGGAAATCAACCCAAAATCCATTGCCCGCTTTCGCAGAGAGAATTTAGGTTTTGTATTTCAAGACTTCAATTTGCTGGATACATTGACAATTTCAGAAAACATTGCACTGGCATTAGCAATCAATAAAGTCCCTGCCGGGAGTGTAGAACCCTGCATTTTGGATATAGCCGGAAAGCTGAATATCAGCGATATTCTAAACAAATATCCTTATCAGGTATCGGGCGGTCAAAAACAGCGTTGTGCCTGTGCAAGAGCAATTATCAACAATCCGAAACTCTTATTGGCAGATGAGCCAACAGGAGCATTAGACAGCCATTCCTCACAAATGCTGCTGTCTACCATTCAAAGTATCAATGAACAGCTTAGGGCGACAATTCTTATGGTAACCCATGACGCTTTTACCGCCAGCTATGCCAGCCGTATTCTTTTTTTGAAAGACGGGGAAATCTTTATGGAACTGCGCAAGGGCAACGACAGCAGAAGTGATTTTTTTGATAAAATTCTGAATGTCCTTACCATGATCGGAGGGGGACAGAGCCATGTATGCTAA
- a CDS encoding response regulator transcription factor has translation MKEKILIIEDDFTIQTQLKTLLSGNGYEVFAVTDFSQTIEQLKEAAPHLVILDIKLPGNNGFEICSGIRTFSDIPIVFVTSSNTDMDELNSIMLGGDAFITKPYNPAILLAKIAALLKKAYRSPQTEIYMWREATLHLESSMIEYKGQKAELTKNELKILYYLFKNAGKICSRNDIVDFLWDNQLYVDDNALSVNITRIRDKLAAIGLVDFIKTKHRQGYTL, from the coding sequence ATGAAGGAAAAAATACTAATCATTGAAGATGATTTTACGATACAAACACAGCTTAAAACTCTTTTGTCTGGGAATGGATATGAAGTATTTGCAGTTACGGATTTTTCCCAAACAATAGAGCAGTTAAAAGAAGCTGCGCCACATCTGGTTATTCTGGATATAAAACTTCCGGGGAATAACGGTTTTGAAATATGCTCGGGGATTCGCACCTTTTCAGATATTCCGATTGTATTTGTAACAAGCAGTAATACAGATATGGACGAACTGAACAGCATTATGCTGGGTGGAGATGCGTTTATCACAAAGCCTTATAATCCCGCTATTCTTCTTGCTAAAATTGCTGCATTGTTAAAGAAAGCCTACCGTTCCCCTCAAACAGAAATTTATATGTGGAGAGAAGCTACCCTGCATTTGGAGAGTAGCATGATAGAGTACAAAGGACAGAAAGCAGAATTGACAAAGAATGAATTGAAAATCCTCTACTACCTTTTTAAGAACGCCGGAAAAATCTGTTCCAGAAATGATATTGTGGATTTTCTTTGGGACAATCAGCTTTATGTTGATGATAACGCCCTAAGTGTCAATATTACCCGTATTCGCGACAAACTGGCAGCAATCGGACTTGTAGATTTCATTAAAACAAAACACAGGCAAGGATATACATTATGA
- a CDS encoding ATP-binding protein produces the protein MKNEIEAMITDITTTTAEAEDYTGEDGLLYCGKCHTPKEAYFSKETAQWLGHDRHPAECDCQRAAREKREAAESRQKHLEKVEDLKRRGFTDPAMRNWTFEHDNGRNPQTETARFYVDSWETMQAENIGYLFWGGVGTGKSYLAACIANALMEKEVAVRMTNFATILGDLAASFESRNEYISRICSYPLLILDDFGMERGTEYGLEQVYSVIDSRYRSGKPLIATTNLTLEELQHPQDTPHARIYDRLTSMCAPVRFTGSNFRKETAQEKLERLKQLMKQRKESL, from the coding sequence ATGAAAAACGAGATTGAAGCTATGATTACGGACATTACAACCACTACCGCCGAAGCGGAGGACTACACAGGCGAGGACGGGCTTTTATACTGCGGCAAGTGCCATACGCCAAAAGAAGCCTACTTTTCAAAAGAAACCGCCCAATGGTTAGGGCATGACCGACACCCGGCAGAGTGCGACTGCCAGCGGGCAGCCCGTGAAAAACGGGAAGCCGCTGAAAGCAGACAGAAGCACCTTGAAAAAGTGGAGGACTTGAAACGCCGGGGCTTTACCGACCCTGCTATGCGGAACTGGACATTTGAGCATGACAACGGCAGAAACCCGCAGACCGAAACCGCCCGCTTTTATGTGGATAGCTGGGAAACCATGCAGGCTGAAAATATCGGCTACCTGTTTTGGGGAGGCGTGGGGACGGGAAAAAGCTACCTTGCCGCCTGTATCGCCAACGCCCTTATGGAAAAAGAGGTTGCCGTTCGCATGACAAACTTTGCAACGATACTGGGTGACCTTGCCGCCAGCTTTGAGAGCAGGAACGAATATATTTCCCGCATTTGCAGCTACCCCCTGCTGATACTTGATGATTTCGGTATGGAGCGAGGGACAGAATACGGGCTGGAACAGGTTTACAGCGTGATTGACAGCCGTTACCGAAGCGGCAAGCCGCTGATCGCCACGACCAACCTCACGCTGGAGGAATTGCAGCACCCGCAGGACACGCCCCACGCCCGTATCTATGACAGGCTGACTTCCATGTGCGCCCCCGTCCGCTTCACGGGCAGCAACTTCCGAAAGGAAACCGCACAGGAAAAGCTGGAACGCTTAAAGCAACTGATGAAGCAGCGAAAGGAGAGCCTATGA
- a CDS encoding sensor histidine kinase, which produces MSGKQYLKNQLPVILINLLGMLALALFLIASDNPIQTVLFILAVWSIVLVLSLLAFYFSRKKYLNKLLNMTEQLEERYLLPEIMQVPERADEQVFYQIMKMAEKSMLERIGEVQRERREYKEYIEQWIHEVKTPITAMKLLCENNRSPFSREVLAELENINQYTEQALYYARSEHTEKDYSVREVNLCDVVHSAIADNKYLLRQSNISIQIDDIETKVYTDEKWVRFILNQIIGNAIKYHAEQPILHFGATKTNDKIVLSISDNGIGIPKSDLPRIFEKGFTGQNGRTGKNSTGIGLYLCKRLCDKLGIGLTAYSENRGTTISLIFQMNDFIIGVQG; this is translated from the coding sequence ATGAGTGGAAAACAATATTTGAAAAATCAACTCCCCGTTATTTTAATCAATTTGCTGGGTATGCTTGCCCTTGCTTTGTTCCTGATTGCAAGCGATAATCCTATCCAAACAGTCCTGTTTATTCTTGCAGTCTGGTCGATTGTCCTTGTTTTATCTTTGCTGGCATTTTATTTCTCACGAAAAAAATATCTGAATAAATTGCTCAATATGACGGAGCAATTAGAAGAACGATATTTATTGCCGGAAATCATGCAAGTGCCGGAAAGGGCTGATGAACAGGTTTTTTACCAGATTATGAAAATGGCTGAAAAATCTATGTTGGAACGGATTGGCGAAGTACAGAGGGAACGCAGGGAATATAAAGAATACATTGAACAATGGATACACGAAGTAAAAACACCAATTACAGCCATGAAGCTGCTGTGTGAGAATAACCGTTCTCCCTTTTCCAGAGAGGTATTGGCAGAGTTAGAGAATATCAATCAATATACAGAACAGGCGCTTTACTATGCCAGAAGTGAACACACTGAAAAAGACTATTCTGTCCGTGAAGTCAATTTATGCGATGTTGTGCATAGTGCAATCGCAGATAATAAGTATCTTTTGCGTCAAAGCAATATATCAATTCAGATAGACGATATAGAAACAAAAGTTTACACCGATGAAAAATGGGTGCGGTTCATCTTAAATCAGATTATCGGTAATGCAATCAAATACCATGCAGAGCAGCCTATTTTGCACTTTGGGGCGACAAAAACGAATGACAAGATTGTGCTATCTATCAGCGATAATGGGATAGGTATTCCTAAAAGTGATTTACCCCGTATTTTTGAAAAAGGATTTACAGGTCAGAATGGGCGAACCGGGAAAAATTCTACTGGAATTGGCTTATATCTTTGCAAGCGTCTATGTGATAAACTGGGAATAGGACTTACTGCTTATTCCGAAAACAGAGGAACAACGATTTCACTTATCTTTCAAATGAATGATTTTATTATCGGAGTGCAGGGCTGA
- a CDS encoding phage replisome organizer N-terminal domain-containing protein — protein sequence MADNRKYYYLKLKENFFDSDSIVLLEDMKDGILYSNILLKLYLKSLKNGGKLQLDEHIPYTAQMIATLTRHQIGTVERALEIFRQLGLVEQLDSGAFYMTDIELMIGQSSTEAERKRAARLENKALLPPRTKGGHLSDIRPPEIELEKEIEIEKEREGETGHPVPAAYGRYNNVILTDTELSGLKTELPDKWEYYIDRLSCHIASTGKQYHSHAATIYKWAQEDAAKGKAAPKQGIPDYSCKEGESL from the coding sequence ATGGCAGATAACCGCAAATATTACTACCTCAAGCTGAAAGAGAACTTTTTTGACAGCGACTCCATTGTGCTGTTGGAAGATATGAAAGACGGGATTTTATATTCCAATATCCTCTTGAAGCTGTACTTAAAATCGCTGAAAAACGGCGGGAAGTTGCAGCTTGACGAGCATATCCCCTACACAGCGCAGATGATAGCGACACTGACCCGCCACCAGATAGGGACGGTTGAGAGGGCTTTAGAGATTTTCCGGCAGTTGGGGCTTGTGGAGCAGCTTGACAGTGGGGCTTTTTATATGACCGACATTGAGCTGATGATAGGACAGTCCTCTACCGAAGCCGAGAGGAAACGGGCTGCAAGGCTGGAAAACAAGGCACTTTTACCGCCCCGGACAAAAGGCGGACATTTGTCCGACATTCGTCCACCAGAGATAGAGTTAGAGAAAGAGATAGAGATAGAAAAAGAGAGAGAGGGAGAAACGGGACACCCCGTCCCCGCCGCTTATGGCAGATACAACAATGTGATACTGACCGATACAGAGCTTTCCGGGCTGAAAACAGAGCTGCCCGACAAGTGGGAGTATTATATTGACCGGCTTTCCTGCCATATCGCTTCCACCGGGAAGCAGTACCACAGCCATGCAGCCACCATTTACAAGTGGGCGCAGGAGGACGCTGCAAAAGGCAAGGCTGCCCCGAAACAGGGCATACCCGATTATTCATGCAAGGAGGGCGAGAGCTTATGA
- a CDS encoding EcsC family protein, translating to MRLFDKRTPLQKEWEKLEVQEQRFLQKRSEKRENILNQKLEEKIPPKLQETLDTAFAKAFALIFEKGTRVIEKTYQRAKLEQDYQVRQYTADVKQNSKSLRAFSKKARDTGTKNLLLSGVSGIGMGVLGIGLPDIPVFTGMILKNIYETALQYGYSYESREEKYFILLLIRGAVSYGDTLCEIDGKVNEFIRNGMLPEEYQDKEQIEQTAGSLSKELLYIKFLQGIPVVGAVGGAYDAVYMKRITEYAELKYRHRYLDEWKKDRE from the coding sequence ATGCGATTATTTGATAAAAGGACGCCGCTTCAGAAAGAGTGGGAAAAGCTGGAAGTACAGGAGCAGAGATTCCTTCAGAAGCGTTCAGAGAAAAGGGAGAACATTCTGAATCAAAAACTGGAGGAAAAGATACCGCCGAAACTTCAGGAAACATTGGATACTGCTTTTGCGAAGGCATTTGCTCTGATTTTCGAGAAAGGAACCAGGGTTATTGAAAAGACGTATCAGCGGGCAAAACTGGAGCAGGACTATCAGGTACGACAGTATACGGCGGATGTAAAGCAGAATTCCAAATCCCTGCGAGCCTTTTCTAAAAAAGCGAGAGATACAGGAACAAAGAATTTACTGCTATCCGGTGTGTCTGGAATCGGGATGGGCGTATTGGGAATCGGTCTGCCGGATATTCCGGTATTTACAGGAATGATTTTAAAGAATATTTACGAGACTGCCCTGCAGTATGGATACAGCTATGAAAGCAGGGAAGAAAAATATTTTATCTTATTATTGATCCGGGGAGCAGTATCCTATGGGGATACACTTTGTGAGATTGACGGGAAAGTAAATGAATTTATCAGAAACGGAATGCTGCCGGAAGAATATCAGGATAAGGAGCAGATCGAACAAACAGCGGGATCTTTGTCAAAAGAGCTTCTCTATATAAAGTTCTTACAGGGGATTCCAGTGGTTGGTGCTGTAGGCGGAGCTTATGATGCAGTCTATATGAAAAGGATCACAGAGTATGCAGAGCTGAAATACCGGCACAGATATCTGGACGAGTGGAAAAAAGACAGAGAATAA
- a CDS encoding plasmid mobilization protein: protein MRKRYNTPHRSRVVKTRMTEEEYAEFAERLSAYHMSQAEFIRQAITGAAIRPIITVSPVNDELLAAVGKLTAEYGRIGGNLNQIARTLNEWHSPYPQFAGEIRAAVSDLAALKFEVLQKVGDAVGNIQTYQL, encoded by the coding sequence ATGCGAAAACGATATAACACACCGCACCGCAGCCGGGTAGTCAAAACACGCATGACCGAGGAAGAATACGCCGAGTTTGCGGAAAGGCTTTCTGCTTACCACATGAGCCAAGCCGAGTTTATCCGGCAAGCCATAACCGGGGCAGCCATACGCCCCATCATAACTGTTTCCCCCGTCAATGACGAGCTGCTTGCCGCTGTCGGGAAGCTGACCGCCGAATACGGCAGGATCGGCGGCAACTTAAACCAGATAGCCCGGACGCTGAACGAGTGGCACAGTCCCTATCCGCAGTTTGCCGGGGAAATACGGGCGGCGGTTTCCGACCTTGCTGCCCTAAAGTTTGAAGTCTTGCAGAAAGTGGGTGACGCTGTTGGCAACATTCAAACATATCAGCTCTAA
- a CDS encoding sigma-70 family RNA polymerase sigma factor — translation MTEYEAYQEHIRYTHDTYCRIVIRHASFDAARMLAARWKREISLEYLTEEKFVPLSTIDEYFQVPDYGETYPFSVRGKTIFLDSCSLAAALAELPEQSQEEIFLYYFQHLKQKEIGEQSGWTRSTIGRHIQLALKRLKEEMEVLSHE, via the coding sequence ATGACTGAATACGAAGCCTATCAAGAACATATCCGCTATACCCATGATACCTATTGCCGGATTGTTATTCGCCATGCGTCCTTTGACGCTGCCCGTATGCTGGCAGCGCGGTGGAAACGGGAAATCTCCCTTGAATACTTGACCGAAGAAAAGTTTGTTCCACTAAGCACCATAGATGAGTATTTTCAAGTGCCAGACTATGGCGAAACTTATCCATTCTCCGTCCGGGGGAAGACGATATTTTTAGATAGCTGTTCCCTTGCGGCGGCTCTTGCCGAACTGCCGGAACAGTCGCAGGAGGAAATCTTTTTGTATTACTTCCAGCATTTGAAGCAGAAAGAAATCGGAGAACAAAGCGGCTGGACACGCAGCACAATCGGGCGGCATATCCAGCTTGCCTTGAAGCGGCTGAAAGAAGAAATGGAGGTGCTGTCCCATGAGTAG
- a CDS encoding helix-turn-helix domain-containing protein, with amino-acid sequence MSSLLLPYDTIIKAHEGDPIAIQAVLDRYAGYIRYFSKMNGYYNSDMEDYIRTKLIESLFKFRLDR; translated from the coding sequence ATGAGTAGCCTACTTCTCCCCTATGACACGATAATAAAAGCACATGAGGGCGACCCCATAGCGATACAAGCTGTCCTTGACCGATATGCCGGGTATATCCGCTATTTCTCCAAAATGAACGGCTATTATAATTCTGATATGGAGGACTACATCAGAACAAAGCTGATTGAAAGCCTGTTCAAGTTCCGGCTTGACCGATAA
- a CDS encoding helix-turn-helix domain-containing protein, which yields MQLGQMIAKIRKEQGMTQETFAKKFDVTRQTVSNWENEKSYPDLHTLIKISDEFNLSLDVLLKGDTTMVKDIDKKIKKHSLYKGVIVVLVFMVVGLFAFIQFNNESMNDTAKDYMDNYVKGVKVIEIYDAANKELLVKYDDKHNIDKVISALNIKSWKETEKSIGMNPKYTIKFYCDTTNQDEEKDIKEITLYENGEYATIFITSPGGVKQNYKTSIDISELVI from the coding sequence ATGCAATTAGGTCAGATGATTGCAAAAATCAGAAAGGAACAAGGGATGACACAGGAAACTTTTGCTAAAAAGTTTGATGTAACAAGACAGACAGTTTCAAATTGGGAGAATGAGAAGAGCTATCCAGATTTGCATACGTTAATAAAAATCAGCGATGAGTTTAATTTATCTCTCGATGTTTTATTGAAAGGAGATACTACTATGGTAAAAGATATTGATAAGAAGATAAAAAAGCATTCTCTGTATAAAGGTGTAATAGTGGTTTTGGTTTTTATGGTTGTTGGTTTATTTGCTTTTATTCAATTCAATAATGAAAGCATGAATGACACTGCAAAAGATTATATGGACAATTATGTAAAAGGTGTAAAAGTTATAGAGATATATGATGCCGCAAATAAGGAATTGCTGGTAAAGTATGATGATAAGCATAATATAGATAAGGTTATTTCTGCTTTAAATATAAAATCATGGAAAGAGACAGAAAAAAGCATAGGTATGAACCCTAAATATACCATAAAATTTTATTGCGATACTACGAACCAAGATGAAGAAAAAGATATAAAAGAAATTACCCTTTATGAAAATGGGGAATACGCTACGATTTTTATTACTTCTCCTGGCGGAGTAAAACAAAACTATAAAACGAGCATTGATATTTCTGAATTGGTTATCTAA